Proteins co-encoded in one Salarias fasciatus chromosome 4, fSalaFa1.1, whole genome shotgun sequence genomic window:
- the LOC115387270 gene encoding charged multivesicular body protein 6-like codes for MQIEMKVIEGLKVGNDCLKSMHEIMSIEDVERILDETQEAIEYQRQIDEMLAGSLTQEDEDAVLAELEAITQGEDVALPEVPTEPVPEVPEAAQAEPERRAAKNKPDREMLAA; via the exons ATGCAAATAGAGATGAAAGTCATCGAGGGGCTCAAGGTTGGCAACGATTGCCTGAAAAGTATGCATGAG ATCATGTCCATAGAAGATGTGGAGAGAATCCTGGATGAGACCCAAGAGGCGATCGAATATCAAAGG CAAATTGATGAAATGTTGGCTGGATCCCTGACGCAGGAGGATGAGGACGCCGTGTTAGCCGAGCTGGAAGCTATCACTCAG GGAGAAGATGTAGCACTTCCAGAGGTCCCCACTGAGCCCGTTCCAGAGGTCCCAGAAGCAGCTCAAGCTGAACCAG agaggagagcggcgaAAAACAAGCCAGACAGAGAGATGCTGGCAGCATGA